The following are from one region of the Lynx canadensis isolate LIC74 chromosome D4, mLynCan4.pri.v2, whole genome shotgun sequence genome:
- the RABEPK gene encoding rab9 effector protein with kelch motifs isoform X1 — MKLLPVLGPGDKPRKATWYTLTPPGDSPCARVGHSCSYLPPVGDAKRGKVFIVGGADPSRSFSDVHTMDLGTHRWDLATSEGLLPRYEHASFVPSCAPHTIWVFGGADQSGNRNCLQVLNPETRTWTMPEVTSPPPCPRTFHTSSAAIGNQLYVFGGGERGAQPVQDVKLHVFDANTLAWSQPETLGKPPSPRHGHVMVAAETKLFIHGGLAGDKFYDDLHCIDINEMKWQQLSPTGASPAACAAHSAVAVGKHLYIFGGMTPTGALDTMHRYHIEKQHWTLLKFDTSLPPGRLDHSMCVIPWPVMCTSEEEDSNSLTLNCDAEKGDSASKGVTQGGDSHEESQTDTLLCFVFGGMNTEGEIYSDCIVTVVD; from the exons ATGAAGCTGCTGCCAGTCTTGGGGCCTGGAGACAAGCCCAGGAAAGCAACATG GTACACCTTGACCCCCCCTGGAGACAGCCCCTGTGCTCGGGTTGGCCACAGCTGTTCATATTTACCCCCAGTTGGTGATGCCAAGAGAGGGAAGGTCTTCATTGTTGGGGGAGCAGATCCAAGCAGGAGCTTCTCAGATGTGCACACCATGGATCTGG GAACACACCGGTGGGATTTAGCCACCTCGGAGGGCCTCTTGCCCCGGTACGAGCATGCCAGCTTTGTTCCCTCTTGTGCTCCTCATACCATCTGGGTGTTTGGAGGTGCTGACCAGTCAGGAAATCGAAATTGCCTACAAGTTCTAAATCCTG AAACCAGGACTTGGACCATGCCGGAGGTGACCAGCCCCCCGCCATGCCCAAGAACATTCCACACATCGTCTGCAGCCATTGGAAACCAGCTGTATGTCTttgggggcggagagagaggcgCCCAGCCTGTGCAGGATGTGAAGCTGCATGTGTTTGACGCAA ACACTCTGGCCTGGTCACAGCCAGAGACCCTTGGAAAACCTCCATCCCCCCGGCATGGTCATGTGATGGTGGCAGCAGAGACAAAGCTCTTCATCCATGGAGGCTTGGCAGGGGACAAATTCTACGATGATCTCCACTGCATTGATATAA ATGAGATGAAATGGCAGCAGCTAAGTCCCACGGGGGCATCTCCCGCAGCCTGTGCTGCCCACTCAGCTGTGGCTGTGGGGAAACACCTGTACATCTTTGGAGGGATGACTCCCACAGGAGCACTGGACACAATGCATCGGTATCACATAG AAAAGCAGCATTGGACCTTGCTTAAATTTGATACTTCTCTCCCCCCTGGACGATTGGATCATTCCATGTGTGTCATTCCATGGCCAGTGATGTGTACTTCTGAGGAAGAAGATTCCAATTCTCTCACTCTGAACTGTGATGCTGAGAAAGGGGATTCCGCCAGCAAAGGAGTGACCCAAGGTGGTGACTCACACGAGGAAAGTCAGACTGACACACTGCTTTGTTTTGTGTTCGGCGGGATGAATACAGAAGGGGAAATCTATAGTGACTGTATTGTGACTGTAGTTGACTAA
- the RABEPK gene encoding rab9 effector protein with kelch motifs isoform X2 has product MKLLPVLGPGDKPRKATWYTLTPPGDSPCARVGHSCSYLPPVGDAKRGKVFIVGGADPSRSFSDVHTMDLETRTWTMPEVTSPPPCPRTFHTSSAAIGNQLYVFGGGERGAQPVQDVKLHVFDANTLAWSQPETLGKPPSPRHGHVMVAAETKLFIHGGLAGDKFYDDLHCIDINEMKWQQLSPTGASPAACAAHSAVAVGKHLYIFGGMTPTGALDTMHRYHIEKQHWTLLKFDTSLPPGRLDHSMCVIPWPVMCTSEEEDSNSLTLNCDAEKGDSASKGVTQGGDSHEESQTDTLLCFVFGGMNTEGEIYSDCIVTVVD; this is encoded by the exons ATGAAGCTGCTGCCAGTCTTGGGGCCTGGAGACAAGCCCAGGAAAGCAACATG GTACACCTTGACCCCCCCTGGAGACAGCCCCTGTGCTCGGGTTGGCCACAGCTGTTCATATTTACCCCCAGTTGGTGATGCCAAGAGAGGGAAGGTCTTCATTGTTGGGGGAGCAGATCCAAGCAGGAGCTTCTCAGATGTGCACACCATGGATCTGG AAACCAGGACTTGGACCATGCCGGAGGTGACCAGCCCCCCGCCATGCCCAAGAACATTCCACACATCGTCTGCAGCCATTGGAAACCAGCTGTATGTCTttgggggcggagagagaggcgCCCAGCCTGTGCAGGATGTGAAGCTGCATGTGTTTGACGCAA ACACTCTGGCCTGGTCACAGCCAGAGACCCTTGGAAAACCTCCATCCCCCCGGCATGGTCATGTGATGGTGGCAGCAGAGACAAAGCTCTTCATCCATGGAGGCTTGGCAGGGGACAAATTCTACGATGATCTCCACTGCATTGATATAA ATGAGATGAAATGGCAGCAGCTAAGTCCCACGGGGGCATCTCCCGCAGCCTGTGCTGCCCACTCAGCTGTGGCTGTGGGGAAACACCTGTACATCTTTGGAGGGATGACTCCCACAGGAGCACTGGACACAATGCATCGGTATCACATAG AAAAGCAGCATTGGACCTTGCTTAAATTTGATACTTCTCTCCCCCCTGGACGATTGGATCATTCCATGTGTGTCATTCCATGGCCAGTGATGTGTACTTCTGAGGAAGAAGATTCCAATTCTCTCACTCTGAACTGTGATGCTGAGAAAGGGGATTCCGCCAGCAAAGGAGTGACCCAAGGTGGTGACTCACACGAGGAAAGTCAGACTGACACACTGCTTTGTTTTGTGTTCGGCGGGATGAATACAGAAGGGGAAATCTATAGTGACTGTATTGTGACTGTAGTTGACTAA